The Desulfuromonadales bacterium genome contains the following window.
CTCGGACTGGAAAGCTCCAAAATCGGTTTTTACGCCGAAGTCAAGCAGAAGATTCAGGAGCTGGAAGCCGCCAACCTGGGGCTGCGCACCAAGTCGAGCGAGCTCCAGGCGATTTTCGACTCCATCGGCGACGGCGTGGCCATCTATGACGGCAGCGGCCACGTCCAGCACCGCAACCACATCTGTCCTCGCCTCTTTCCCAGGGAAACCATCGTGGGGGCTTCCTGCCGCCGGCTCTTTCATCCCGAACAGCCCCATTCACCTGTCAACTGCCCGGTGGAACGGGCGCTTTTGGGCGAAAGCGTCCAGATCTCCTTCGCTGCCAACAAGGAGGAGGCGGAGCCCCGCTATTTCGACGTCACGGCAACGCCCATCGAAGATCCCGGCGGCAAGCGGCGGGCGCTCATCTTCCTGCGGGACGTGACGGGAAAACGGCTCCAGGAGCTGCAGTTGCTGCAGGCGGAAAAGATGTCGAGCATTGGGCTGCTGGCTGCCGGCGTGGCCCACGAGATCAACAACCCCCTGACCTCGGTAGCCGGTTACGCCGAAGCTCTGCTACGGCGGTTCCGCGACGAACCGCAGCTGCGAGAAGACCCCCGACTCGACGCTTTCCCCAAATACCTGGAGGTCATCATCCGGGAATCGTACCGCTGCAAG
Protein-coding sequences here:
- a CDS encoding ATP-binding protein, encoding LGLESSKIGFYAEVKQKIQELEAANLGLRTKSSELQAIFDSIGDGVAIYDGSGHVQHRNHICPRLFPRETIVGASCRRLFHPEQPHSPVNCPVERALLGESVQISFAANKEEAEPRYFDVTATPIEDPGGKRRALIFLRDVTGKRLQELQLLQAEKMSSIGLLAAGVAHEINNPLTSVAGYAEALLRRFRDEPQLREDPRLDAFPKYLEVIIRESYRCKGIIDCLLSFSRKSDGSIERVDINLALQEVLELVRHKARYERIEIRENLQPDLPAVRGDGAGLRQVFMNLLINAHQAINGAGTVEIATRGDRTEVIIQVKDTGSGIHPELLDRIWDPFYTTKSVGQGLGLGLAVTFNIVKRHGGDIKVESQKGEGSIFTVRLPQCQE